A single genomic interval of Xiphophorus couchianus chromosome 2, X_couchianus-1.0, whole genome shotgun sequence harbors:
- the gpr37a gene encoding prosaposin receptor GPR37, with amino-acid sequence MLPQRLLCLVLWSNIGAAPLRRHQGSRPGPHSEATTPERNALSRSCPPQIPSRVAVFPPLGPELAKLQGALRQLSVRKRSALHGHLRTQESMRKTQCTVEVGLKKNGQGLKCGIRTDEKDPRSNQNRRRRSEPLLEAPVAMAQERDPLFPLIFNSSNYEEEVDYSLPDTPDTTPFGPGNPRTRRKQMKNPFYPLTAASYGAWAVLLVAAFIFSVGIIGNVALMCIVCHNYYMRSISNSLLANLALWDFIVVFFCLPLVVFHKLTKNWLLGEFSCRIVPYLEVASLGVTTFTLCALCIDRFRAATNVKMYYEMIENWASTTAKLAVIWVGALLLALPELLIRQLVTEDSDAPDVTPYEHCAVQISTELPDTLYILGLTYDSARLWWYFGCYFCLPTLFTICSSLVTARKILHAERACVRGSKKQIQLESQMNCAVVALAILYGFCIIPENICNIITMYMAAGIPRETLDILHLVSQLLLFCKSAGTPVLLFCLCQPFTRAFLDCCCCCCEECSPPHNREVENECPTAELELSPFSTIHREPSTSTAYSAVGTHC; translated from the exons ATGCTGCCTCAGCGGCTCCTCTGCTTGGTGCTGTGGAGTAACATCGGTGCCGCTCCGCTCCGCCGGCACCAAGGCTCGCGTCCCGGTCCTCACAGTGAAGCTACCACCCCCGAGAGGAATGCGCTGAGCAGGTCGTGCCCCCCCCAAATACCCAGCCGTGTAGCCGTGTTTCCCCCGCTGGGCCCGGAACTAGCCAAGCTACAAGGAGCGCTGCGCCAACTCTCTGTGCGTAAACGTTCTGCACTACATGGACATTTACGCACACAGGAGAGCATGCGAAAAACCCAATGTACTGTGGAAGTAGGGCTAAAAAAAAACGGGCAAGGACTTAAATGCGGGATCAGAACCGATGAGAAGGATCCGAGGTCCAATCAGAACCGGAGGAGGCGAAGCGAGCCGCTGTTGGAGGCACCGGTCGCTATGGCGCAGGAGCGGGACCCCCTTTTCCCATTGATATTCAACAGCAGCAACTATGAGGAGGAGGTGGATTACTCCCTGCCGGACACTCCTGACACCACGCCGTTTGGACCAGGGAACCCGCGGACCAGACGCAAGCAGATGAAGAACCCATTTTATCCCCTCACTGCCGCGTCCTACGGAGCCTGGGCGGTGCTGCTGGTGGCCGCCTTCATCTTCAGCGTAGGCATCATCGGGAACGTGGCACTCATGTGTATTGTGTGCCACAACTACTACATGAGGAGCATCTCCAATTCCCTGCTGGCAAACCTTGCGCTCTGGGATTTCATCGTTGTCTTCTTCTGCCTGCCACTCGTGGTTTTCCACAAGCTCACCAAGAACTGGCTGCTGGGAGAGTTCTCCTGCAGGATCGTCCCCTACCTGGAG GTGGCGTCTCTCGGGGTCACCACCTTCACACTGTGCGCTCTGTGCATCGACCGTTTTCGTGCAGCCACCAATGTGAAGATGTACTATGAGATGATTGAGAACTGGGCATCTACCACGGCCAAGCTGGCAGTCATTTGGGTTGGAGCGTTGCTGCTGGCTTTACCTGAGCTGCTCATCCGACAGCTGGTGACAGAGGACAGTGACGCCCCCGATGTGACGCCCTATGAACATTGTGCGGTTCAGATCTCAACTGAGCTCCCAGACACTCTGTACATCCTGGGGCTGACCTATGACAGTGCACGCCTCTGGTGGTACTTTGGCTGCTACTTCTGCCTGCCAACGCTGTTCACCATCTGCAGCTCACTGGTCACTGCCAGAAAGATTCTTCACGCTGAGCGAGCTTGCGTACGAGGGAGCAAGAAGCAAATCCAGCTGGAAAGCCAGATGAACTGTGCTGTGGTGGCCTTGGCCATCCTTTATGGCTTCTGCATCATCCCTGAGAACATCTGCAACATCATCACAATGTACATGGCGGCTGGCATTCCCAGGGAGACCCTGGACATCCTGCATCTGGTCAGCCAGCTGTTGCTGTTCTGCAAGTCTGCAGGGACCCCTGTGCTGCTGTTCTGTCTGTGCCAACCATTCACCAGAGCCTTTctggactgctgctgctgctgctgcgagGAGTGCAGCCCACCCCACAACAGAGAAGTTGAAAATGAATGTCCCACAGCTGAGCTGGAGCTCTCACCATTTAGCACCATCCACAGAGAGCCCTCCACCTCCACTGCTTACTCTGCTGTGGGGACACACTGTTGA